In Crinalium epipsammum PCC 9333, the following are encoded in one genomic region:
- a CDS encoding DUF6745 domain-containing protein, translating to MSIEKLTAEQEALIPLYQQKWRAIAISTEPINHQTATEAIKLTYAVIGLSEPEIIFCNNPYAAINIIIPSHMGNPMSKQLHSKIKIQPVMQLQSQLDRWLCWELDKQLTTPLRSQLHREKFELGRQLGWQLEKQLPKQLRVKVDNCIQLEHWVCTGSLLDFGISVLNCNYDQKKWEVFQLLVKSCGWIYPFKKVCIVCERPIRFSYYNSKRRPRGDGKIAIQFADGFSLVYANQGVKLIEKYILD from the coding sequence ATGAGCATTGAAAAGCTTACTGCTGAACAAGAAGCTCTTATTCCACTATATCAACAGAAGTGGAGAGCGATCGCAATCTCAACTGAGCCGATTAATCATCAAACAGCCACAGAAGCGATAAAACTTACCTACGCCGTGATTGGTTTATCTGAGCCTGAGATTATTTTTTGTAATAATCCTTACGCAGCTATAAACATCATTATTCCCAGTCACATGGGGAACCCAATGAGTAAGCAACTGCACTCAAAAATTAAGATTCAACCAGTTATGCAACTGCAAAGTCAACTGGATAGATGGCTGTGCTGGGAACTCGATAAACAGTTAACTACACCACTGCGTTCGCAACTGCATAGAGAAAAATTTGAACTAGGTAGGCAACTGGGCTGGCAACTCGAAAAACAACTGCCTAAACAACTAAGAGTCAAAGTTGATAACTGTATTCAACTAGAACACTGGGTTTGTACTGGCAGTTTGTTGGATTTTGGCATTTCCGTCTTAAATTGCAATTACGACCAAAAAAAATGGGAAGTATTTCAGTTGCTAGTCAAGTCTTGCGGTTGGATTTACCCATTTAAAAAGGTTTGTATCGTATGCGAACGCCCTATTAGATTCTCTTATTATAATTCTAAGCGCCGCCCTCGCGGTGATGGAAAAATTGCAATTCAGTTTGCCGATGGTTTTAGTCTTGTGTATGCCAATCAAGGCGTAAAATTAATTGAAAAATATATCCTCGACTAA